A region of Candidatus Eisenbacteria bacterium DNA encodes the following proteins:
- a CDS encoding GGDEF domain-containing protein: MARIAMNRQHIDFRELLERVLPLESLPPLDRMQIDRALQTGLARQIEDAALFAIGRLEDEGVLRRLPGEEGSGNRMRRYQPREGLSIITLELPAPVERDGVVAVPRRTLPAGAVAGLDQMRRLLRLDDPSLLADRGSSTTPERDLLDRAGREFLRALAVRFYAAGVDTPAGDDPPIDRELIEQAIHEPGRLFYCPHTAQSRRLVQTAARRGVPALGVCAVAPVDGEPLGALEVRAPAHPTYGPEDLARFALLADAYAVVLQRRARVEQLVFVDTLTGSFNRPYFDRQLENEIARSRRERETMALLIADVDDFKVFNTAYGYEAGNQVLQQVALALRRGVRPFDTVARWGGEEFAVVLTGPVQADDVIMISERLRSAVQRMALRLEGLDGRTHAAAVTVSIGVALCPEHGHDAPALWRSANRALLEAKATNKNRVVIAMASGE, translated from the coding sequence ATGGCACGCATCGCGATGAATCGCCAGCACATCGACTTCCGCGAGCTGCTCGAGCGTGTGCTCCCGCTCGAATCGTTGCCGCCCCTCGATCGCATGCAGATCGACCGCGCGCTCCAGACCGGTCTGGCGCGCCAGATCGAGGACGCCGCGCTGTTCGCGATCGGCCGACTCGAGGACGAGGGCGTGCTCCGTCGTCTGCCGGGCGAGGAAGGCTCGGGGAACCGCATGCGCCGCTACCAGCCGCGCGAGGGGCTCTCGATCATCACGCTCGAACTGCCGGCGCCCGTCGAACGCGACGGGGTCGTGGCGGTGCCGCGACGCACGCTGCCGGCCGGAGCCGTAGCGGGCCTCGACCAAATGCGTCGCCTGCTGCGTCTCGACGATCCCTCGCTGCTCGCCGACCGCGGCAGCTCGACCACGCCTGAGCGCGATCTGCTCGATCGCGCCGGTCGCGAATTCCTGCGAGCACTCGCGGTGCGCTTCTATGCGGCCGGCGTCGACACGCCGGCCGGTGACGACCCGCCGATCGATCGAGAACTGATCGAGCAGGCGATCCACGAACCTGGTCGATTGTTCTACTGCCCGCACACGGCGCAGAGCCGTCGGCTGGTGCAGACCGCGGCGCGGCGCGGCGTACCCGCACTCGGCGTGTGCGCGGTCGCACCGGTCGACGGCGAACCGCTCGGTGCGCTCGAAGTGCGCGCCCCGGCGCATCCCACCTACGGCCCCGAAGACCTGGCGCGCTTCGCGTTGCTCGCCGACGCCTACGCCGTGGTGTTGCAGCGGCGCGCGCGCGTCGAGCAACTGGTGTTCGTCGACACGCTGACCGGCAGCTTCAACCGGCCGTATTTCGACCGCCAGCTCGAGAACGAAATCGCGCGTTCGCGCCGCGAGCGCGAAACCATGGCGCTCCTGATCGCCGACGTCGACGACTTCAAGGTCTTCAATACGGCGTATGGCTACGAGGCCGGCAATCAGGTGCTGCAGCAGGTCGCGCTGGCGCTGCGCCGTGGCGTGCGTCCGTTCGATACCGTGGCGCGCTGGGGCGGCGAGGAGTTCGCGGTGGTGCTGACCGGACCGGTGCAGGCCGACGACGTGATCATGATCTCGGAGCGCTTGCGCAGCGCGGTCCAGCGCATGGCGCTGCGGCTCGAGGGACTCGACGGCCGCACGCACGCCGCCGCGGTCACGGTGAGCATCGGAGTGGCGCTGTGCCCCGAGCACGGCCACGACGCGCCCGCGCTGTGGCGCTCGGCGAATCGCGCATTGCTCGAGGCGAAGGCCACCAACAAGAATCGCGTGGTGATCGCGATGGCGAGCGGCGAGTAG